A window of Ranitomeya variabilis isolate aRanVar5 chromosome 2, aRanVar5.hap1, whole genome shotgun sequence contains these coding sequences:
- the LOC143803730 gene encoding posterior protein-like has product MEFVEKFVMKYASAVYHVSVDKSLEDQYNDLIAQCKIFNNKLNSKVLSKNLKKEKLSNEISVLLKMKELAELKEASYLMQKIQVKEDIDKISDSVIGISDKTASKIHGLQSDVNELAVRNRQLEEQLKECRLSLTSHAAQVYSLELKNSQMEKLIATLEGQLDKANCQLHNKEQCIQSLASEKCSTETVNVCTLSNEGTMDAGYRSPLIDNSPLLTISEKLHLCQLLGKFESHISPVILSNRFEHVVQQYNLNNKNAWSLLQVWLPGPIAGQLKTEQMGDGCNGAEIRRKELQRIIGGRDIRGENALAMTRFRRYDDPLLFCNNYLSLYRTVYNCLEMSQDDANFLCSMANHCNVDYATRMTLRNTSSYENFVNILRDWCNESKEQYEPSENVSAVYRPRRQGYVRYCYKCGQPGHIKRYCNKPNMYPERKSHLLHQEIDSVETEEESISYNTEFIETCEEIGNVETDPDTNAPKPETLRSPNDKSKTGKRQMSHNKQQKEGANIPMVDPWVSLPFWLFWSWSQIALPLLLNCPAPFANMVRLETMYHVILKQGD; this is encoded by the exons ATGGAGTTTGTGGAAAAGTTTGTGATGAAGTATGCCTCTGCTGTTTACCATGTCAGTGTCGATAAATCTTTGGAAGACCAGTACAATGACTTGATAGCCCAATGTAAAATCTTTAATAATAAGTTGAATAGTAAAGTGCTGAGCAAGAATTTGAAAAAGGAAAAGTTAAGCAATGAAATCTCAGTGTTGCTGAAGATGAAAGAGTTGGCTGAATTAAAAGAAGCAAGTTATTTGATGCAAAAGATACAAGTCAAGGAGGATATAGACAAAATTAGTGATTCTGTTATTGGAATTTCTGATAAAACAGCTAGTAAAATACATGGTTTGCAATCAGATGTAAATGAATTAGCTGTGAGAAATAGACAGTTGGAGGAACAATTGAAGGAGTGTAGACTGAGCCTCACTTCACATGCTGCTCAGGTTTATTCTTTAGAACTGAAAAATAGTCAAATGGAGAAGTTAATTGCAACACTGGAGGGTCAACTGGATAAAGCTAATTGTCAATTGCATAACAAAGAGCAATGTATACAGTCACTTGCGTCAGAGAAATGCAGCACTGAGACAGTCAATGTATGTACTCTTTCTAATGAGGGTACAATGGATGCCGGATATAGATCTCCATTGATTGATAATTCTCCATTGCTCACTATTTCTGAGAAGCTTCATCTGTGTCAACTTCTTGGTAAATTTGAGTCACATATTTCTCCAGTCATTCTGTCCAATAGATTTGAACATGTTGTCCAACAGTATAATCTGAACAATAAAAATGCTTGGTCTCTATTACAAGTTTGGCTTCCAGGGCCAATTGCAGGGCAACTAAAAACAGAACAAATGGGTGATGGTTGTAATGGTGCAGAGATAAGAAGGAAGGAATTACAACGCATCATAGGTGGACGAGACATTAGAGGTGAAAATGCCCTAGCAATGACCAGATTCAGGCGATATGATGATCCGTTGCTCTTTTGTAATAATTATCTGTCCCTATATAGGACTGTTTACAACTGTCTGGAAATGTCTCAGGATGATGCTAATTTCCTATGTTCAATGGCAAATCATTGCAATGTAGATTACGCCACAAGGATGACTCTAAGGAATACTAGCTCCTATGAAAACTTTGTGAATATACTTAGGGACTGGTGTAATGAGTCTAAAGAGCAATATGAACCGTCGGAAAATGTATCTGCTGTATACAGACCCAGGAGGCAAGGATATGTTAGGTATTGTTATAAATGTGGTCAACCAGGACACATTAAACGGTATTGTAATAAACCTAACATGTACCCAGAAAGAAAAAGTCATTTGTTGCACCAAGAAATTGATAGTGTAGAAACTGAAGAGGAAAGTATCTCCTACAACACAGAGTTCATAGAGACATGTGAGGAGATAGGTAATGTAGAAACTGACCCTGATACAAATGCACCAAAACCAGAAACATTGCGGAGCCCAAATGACAAAAGTAAGACAGGAAAACGCCAGATGTCACATAATAAACAACAAAAGGAAGGTGCTAATATCCCTATGGTCGATCCATGGGTATCTCTACCATTCTGGTTATTTTGGAGTTGGTCACAAATTGCCCTACCGCTGTTGCTAAACTGCCCAGCACCATTTGCCAATATGGTTAG ACTGGAGACCATGTATCACGTGATATTAAAGCAAGGAGATTAA